The proteins below come from a single Bombus fervidus isolate BK054 chromosome 15, iyBomFerv1, whole genome shotgun sequence genomic window:
- the LOC139995121 gene encoding uncharacterized protein isoform X1, giving the protein MNLALHGFLLQVLLSILNLQHGSLLCSAGEPGYLDFDNLPETNFSCQGKVIGGYYADVEAGCQMFHVCTIGQKDLVSDEIMDIKFLCLNGTVFDQETRVCERVDEVDCSKSERFYNLNLELYGNNAVTLSLHENSEDDVDPSDPIDDHQRSTSARPTTTTTTSTTTSKPSKPSTTPSSGSFSHPTGYPQHFQPQPPFPQIHTSQSKSLYDDKNSGYHHQYIFHNGERNNNQQATSYQLFSNQGVSSTTVQPPQVHQIRFSSTASPQIIHNEPSTASPLFHATSSTIQTLLSSNGNSPALINPIFHNHGIASTTEQFIHSNNPRETSDYRESGVQSIRPLEVVQSSNKGQVSKLTISPVPTPEPSRSVQTKTSSQSSQQPRISGNFLPTPSPDETTVRSFYPTPRTSSKPSHTSQSPNDQVTQHIHVLPPVQIPQLKPHQITINLPPPDLQRIVQNPSSLLPSQSRVIVTAKASVSDESGRPLNTTQLVTLPLPTIPASYDDYKEGDESFDPFYRDVPKIRNSRRISEESRGILRSKRSVSQTKNSMVSFVYAGDSKRKRDGQVTGANNKDTENRSQDFTSIKESLMRFRDILFGEDFTEDAIRSVFEGSRLQGLGSDNKKNNSKRDSLEDLETKASKNFKARDYEEDDVKEKEDEETEDEETEDEETEDEETEDEGTEDEETEDEEKEDEESKTKQSDGLEVPLEIDTRESDAEEYIDTDEEKDAMSDLKNVESDLEDIEVETHEAEKDEYVDFSDMKDKPNDETKSDSKPRKPENTLDVVILDPGEYMKLKSKDEEEFLNTTEKEQVSTQTPILSSTEEITAATTEGNSVDKQDSKSSKDLDDTVEESKQSKLQESDSGKILEEEKKEEKPGTEPKPNMRRISSKIRARGKISSKRKETKIENNEPVELLDDKVPDQKVETTTTIVNPEAEQIDKHIFNEPESQTSKDVDIRAVNNHRGNLKKLQSGKDHSTGKDNRKSEANEYETLEKQSRTLEKDEGNVEILEGEEKTTVPSLDEKEVEEKRKVEEEFDEEVEQPEAPKKDPSVEEMSYYKEESSIEHESMEDESTTVFSNEDSQDDQQEMAKHSRKGKIIKLENFSKEVSSHRQVKSRKNDNEKEEGKESREFSTMKNEEMNSEEASMEHYDSTEAFYENTYEMSTDDEYNDPGSSENVTISSEHATSEHVTSEEIPSSKEETLEEHEDDESVLSDQEESTEGVLKFTDELPKDKKEDVLETKRPSESVENIAHDYVDDNYEPDNYKEHGSSDSNSLSAEKIRKETLADDKMEDTEKENEEDKPETTTEPRKDQDVETESPKESITEKIDLQTSTTVTTTTSTTTSTSTTTTTARPMPPKLFKPITARKNYNYIPPTTTPNPVIIKPRLSLLNPKPAKPPKSYNELAPKPVIRKFTLLARKPTTTMAITTNMDENWTETVETMTTDVSTTTTEASRSEENILESKLKPLNESEEKMHAPTKSKNDQDSSPSEQKSPTNVKQDQEENFTPYPVSRLSTLASTVEKSLKETESTSTEFEKSTSPKSFTLVDLEIVSTTTLPIGLTSTESDHPEESPSTTVRSTIEEETTLASSAKIMEQNLESKATEGPVTLSVSEAIAISETTTKRTETVESTTMRSLSRNSAMLRRQGGFNCLEKQMYRFYGDNRDCRLFHYCSPGFTSRQVLDFRFVCEEGTVFDEESQSCRHNARNKDCLKREWLKGESGF; this is encoded by the exons ACTTGGTTTCAGACGAGATTATGGACATAAAGTTCCTCTGTCTGAATGGAACCGTCTTCGATCAGGAAACCAGGGTTTGCGAGAGAGTGGACGAGGTCGATTGCAGCAAGAGCGAGCGATTCTACAACTTGAACTTGGAACTCTATGGAAACAACGCAGTCACTCTCAG TTTACACGAAAATAGCGAGGACGACGTCGATCCATCGGACCCCATAGACGACCACCAACGCAGCACTTCAGCGCGACCAACTACGACAACCACAACGTCCACGACAACCTCGAAACCAAGTAAACCTTCCACCACGCCATCCTCCGGTTCCTTTTCCCACCCCACGGGCTATCCGCAACACTTCCAGCCGCAACCACCATTTCCTCAGATTCACACGAGTCAATCCAAGTCTCTCTACGATGACAAAAATAGCGGCTACCATCACCAGTATATTTTCCACAATGGGGAGAGGAATAATAATCAACAGGCGACTTCGTATCAACTGTTTAGCAATCAAGGAGTCAGTTCCACCACTGTTCAGCCGCCTCAGGTGCATCAGATCAGATTCAGCTCGACTGCAAGTCCACAGATTATTCACAACGAGCCATCGACGGCGTCGCCACTGTTTCACGCTACATCTTCTACCATTCAGACATTATTGAGTAGCAATGGAAATAGTCCAGCGTTGATAAATCCCATCTTTCACAATCATGGGATTGCTAGTACCACGGAGCAGTTTATTCATAGTAATAATCCTAGGGAGACTTCGGATTACAGGGAGAGTGGGGTGCAGAGTATCAGGCCGTTGGAGGTTGTTCAGTCGAGCAATAAGGGACAG GTCTCAAAGTTAACGATATCCCCAGTGCCAACGCCGGAGCCCTCACGCTCAGTGCAAACGAAGACGAGCAGCCAGAGCTCCCAACAACCAAGGATTTCAGGCAACTTCCTTCCCACCCCATCTCCCGACGAAACTACAGTCAGATCCTTCTATCCAACCCCACGAACATCTTCGAAACCTTCGCACACCTCTCAATCCCCTAATGATCAAGTCACTCAGCACATACACGTGTTGCCGCCTGTGCAGATCCCTCAACTAAAACCTCACCAAATCACCATCAACCTACCACCTCCAGATCTTCAAAGAATAGTCCAGAATCCGTCGTCGTTGCTACCTTCTCAATCTAGAGTAATTGTAACAGCCAAAGCAAGCGTTAGCGACGAATCTGGTAGACCATTAAATACAACTCAATTAGTCACTCTTCCCTTGCCAACGATCCCAGCCAGTTATGATGATTATAAAGAGGGAGACGAGTCCTTTGATCCCTTCTATAGAGACGTTCCTAAAATCAGAAACAGCAGAAGAATCTCTGAAGAATCTAGAGGAATTTTGAGATCTAAAAGATCTGTTAGTCAGACCAAGAATTCCATGgtttcttttgtctatgctgGGGATTCTAAACGAAAACGTGATGGGCAGGTGACAGGTGCGAATAACAAAGATACGGAAAATAGAAGTCAGGATTTCACTTCCATTAAGGAAAGTCTAATGAGATTTAGGGATATTCTCTTTGGAGAAGACTTCACCGAGGACGCTATAAGAAGTGTCTTTGAGGGAAGTAGGCTTCAAGGACTTGGTTCTGATAACAAGAAGAACAATTCGAAGAGAGATTCGTTAGAAGATTTAGAGACAAAGGcttctaaaaattttaaagcGAGGGATTATGAAGAAGACGACGTTAAAGAGAAGGAAGACGAAGAGACGGAAGACGAAGAGACGGAAGATGAAGAGACGGAAGATGAGGAGACGGAAGATGAAGGGACGGAAGACGAAGAGACGGAAGATGAAGAGAAGGAAGATGAAGAAAGTAAAACTAAGCAGTCAGATGGATTAGAAGTTCCTTTGGAAATAGATACTAGGGAATCTGATGCTGAAGAATACATTGACACCGATGAGGAAAAGGATGCTATGTCAGATTTGAAGAATGTCGAGTCAGATTTGGAGGATATCGAAGTGGAAACTCATGAGGCTGAGAAAGATGAATATGTAGATTTTTCTGATATGAAAGACAAGCCTAATGATGAAACTAAATCAGACTCTAAGCCAAGAAAGCCAGAAAATACATTAGATGTTGTTATTCTCGATCCAGGCGAGTATATGAAGCTGAAATCCAAGGAtgaagaagaatttttaaatacaactgAAAAGGAGCAAGTTTCTACACAGACTCCGATTCTGTCTTCGACCGAAGAAATCACTGCAGCAACGACAGAAGGAAATTCGGTAGATAAACAGGATTCTAAAAGCTCAAAAGACCTTGATGACACCGTTGAAGAAAGTAAACAGTCTAAATTGCAAGAAAGCGACAGTGGAAAGATtctagaagaagaaaaaaaggaagagaagccTGGTACAGAACCCAAACCAAACATGAGAAGGATAAGTTCCAAGATCAGAGCTAGAGGAAAGATTTCTTCCAAGAGAAAGGAAaccaaaattgaaaataacgaGCCTGTTGAATTACTTGACGATAAAGTTCCTGATCAAAAAGTAGAGACAACGACAACAATAGTGAATCCTGAGGCTGAGCAGATTGACAAACACATATTCAACGAACCAGAGTCACAGACTTCGAAAGATGTCGATATCAGAGCTGTGAATAATCATAGAGGCAACTTGAAGAAGCTTCAAAGTGGTAAAGACCACAGTACAGGAAAAGACAATCGGAAGAGCGAGGCTAACGAGTATGAGACTCTAGAGAAACAATCTAGAACTTTGGAGAAGGATGAAGGAAACGTCGAGATTTTGGAAGGTGAAGAGAAAACAACTGTTCCAAGCTTAGACGAGAAAGAAGttgaagagaagagaaaggtCGAGGAAGAGTTTGACGAAGAAGTGGAGCAGCCTGAAGCTCCTAAGAAAGATCCTTCTGTAGAAGAAATGAGCTATTATAAAGAAGAATCTTCAATAGAGCACGAATCTATGGAAGATGAATCAACCACGGTCTTTAGCAATGAAGATTCTCAGGATGACCAGCAAGAAATGGCTAAACATTCTCGTAAAGGAAAGATTATAAAGTTAGAGAACTTTTCAAAGGAAGTGTCTTCTCATAGGCAGGTTAAGAGCAGGAAAAATGATAacgagaaagaggaaggaaaagaaTCTCGTGAATTTTCGACGATGAAGAACGAAGAGATGAATTCTGAGGAAGCTTCCATGGAACATTACGACTCTACGGAAGCATTCTATGAAAATACTTATGAAATGAGCACAGACGATGAGTACAACGATCCTGGTAGTTCCGAAAACGTCACTATTTCCTCGGAACATGCGACTTCGGAACACGTGACTTCCGAAGAAATTCCAAGTTCTAAAGAGGAGACTCTTGAAGAACACGAAGACGACGAATCTGTTTTGAGTGACCAGGAAGAAAGTACGGAAGGAGTTCTTAAATTCACTGATGAGTTGcctaaagataaaaaagaggaCGTACTAGAAACGAAAAGACCCTCAGAATCTGTCGAGAATATAGCTCACGATTATGTCGATGACAATTATGAACCAGATAACTATAAAGAACACGGGTCTTCAGACTCTAACAGTCTAAGTGCAGAGAAAATTCGTAAGGAAACGTTGGCCGATGATAAAATGGAGGACACCGAGAAAGAGAACGAGGAAGACAAGCCAGAAACTACCACAGAGCCTCGGAAAGATCAGGATGTGGAGACTGAGAGTCCAAAGGAGTCCATTACGGAGAAGATAGATTTGCAGACGTCAACAACCGTTACAACTACAACAAGTACTACTACAAGTACAAGTACTACAACTACCACTGCTCGTCCCATGCCTCCAAAATTGTTCAAGCCAATCACTgctagaaagaattacaattaCATTCCTCCAACGACGACTCCGAATCCTGTAATTATTAAACCTAGACTGAGTCTGTTGAATCCCAAGCCGGCAAAGCCACCTAAATCGTATAACGAGCTAGCGCCCAAACCGGTGATCAGGAAGTTCACTTTATTAGCTCGGAAGCCAACTACTACTATGGCTATCACGACGAATATGGACGAGAATTGGACCGAAACTGTGGAAACAATGACAACAGATGTATCGACGACTACGACCGAAGCTAGCAGGAGCGAAGAGAATATATTAGAGAGCAAATTGAAGCCTCTAAACGAATCAGAAGAGAAGATGCATGCTCCCACGAAGAGCAAAAACGACCAGGACTCCAGTCCAAGCGAACAAAAGTCACCAACAAACGTGAAACAAGatcaagaagaaaatttcacgCCGTATCCTGTTTCTAGACTGTCAACTCTTGCCTCTACTGTTGAGAAATCCTTGAAGGAAACCGAGTCTACTAGCACAGAGTTTGAGAAATCAACTAGTCCTAAGAGTTTCACCTTAGTGGACCTAGAAATCGTTAGTACGACAACTTTACCGATCGGTCTGACGTCCACCGAGTCTGATCATCCTGAAGAATCACCCTCGACTACTGTTAGGTCAACCATAGAGGAAGAAACCACGCTTGCTTCGTCTGCCAAAATCATGGAACAGAATTTGGAGAGTAAAGCGACAGAGGGACCTGTCACTTTGTCAGTTTCTGAGGCAATCGCTATTTCAGAAACCACAACCAAGCGAACTGAAACGGTGGAATCGACCACGATGAGATCTCTAAGTCGAAACTCAGCGATGTTGAGGAGGCAGGGTGGTTTTAATTGCTTGGAGAAGCAGATGTATCGTTTCTATGGTGACAATAGAGACTGCAGACTGTTTCACTATTGCTCTCCTGGGTTCACTTCAAGGCAAGTGCTTGATTTTCGATTCGTATGCGAAGAAGGCACTGTGTTTGACGAGGAGAGCCAGAGCTGTCGCCACAACGCTAGGAATAAGGATTGTTTAAAAAGGGAGTGGTTAAAAGGAGAATCAGGATTTTGA
- the LOC139995121 gene encoding uncharacterized protein isoform X2: MNLALHGFLLQVLLSILNLQHGSLLCSAGEPGYLDFDNLPETNFSCQGKVIGGYYADVEAGCQMFHVCTIGQKDEIMDIKFLCLNGTVFDQETRVCERVDEVDCSKSERFYNLNLELYGNNAVTLSLHENSEDDVDPSDPIDDHQRSTSARPTTTTTTSTTTSKPSKPSTTPSSGSFSHPTGYPQHFQPQPPFPQIHTSQSKSLYDDKNSGYHHQYIFHNGERNNNQQATSYQLFSNQGVSSTTVQPPQVHQIRFSSTASPQIIHNEPSTASPLFHATSSTIQTLLSSNGNSPALINPIFHNHGIASTTEQFIHSNNPRETSDYRESGVQSIRPLEVVQSSNKGQVSKLTISPVPTPEPSRSVQTKTSSQSSQQPRISGNFLPTPSPDETTVRSFYPTPRTSSKPSHTSQSPNDQVTQHIHVLPPVQIPQLKPHQITINLPPPDLQRIVQNPSSLLPSQSRVIVTAKASVSDESGRPLNTTQLVTLPLPTIPASYDDYKEGDESFDPFYRDVPKIRNSRRISEESRGILRSKRSVSQTKNSMVSFVYAGDSKRKRDGQVTGANNKDTENRSQDFTSIKESLMRFRDILFGEDFTEDAIRSVFEGSRLQGLGSDNKKNNSKRDSLEDLETKASKNFKARDYEEDDVKEKEDEETEDEETEDEETEDEETEDEGTEDEETEDEEKEDEESKTKQSDGLEVPLEIDTRESDAEEYIDTDEEKDAMSDLKNVESDLEDIEVETHEAEKDEYVDFSDMKDKPNDETKSDSKPRKPENTLDVVILDPGEYMKLKSKDEEEFLNTTEKEQVSTQTPILSSTEEITAATTEGNSVDKQDSKSSKDLDDTVEESKQSKLQESDSGKILEEEKKEEKPGTEPKPNMRRISSKIRARGKISSKRKETKIENNEPVELLDDKVPDQKVETTTTIVNPEAEQIDKHIFNEPESQTSKDVDIRAVNNHRGNLKKLQSGKDHSTGKDNRKSEANEYETLEKQSRTLEKDEGNVEILEGEEKTTVPSLDEKEVEEKRKVEEEFDEEVEQPEAPKKDPSVEEMSYYKEESSIEHESMEDESTTVFSNEDSQDDQQEMAKHSRKGKIIKLENFSKEVSSHRQVKSRKNDNEKEEGKESREFSTMKNEEMNSEEASMEHYDSTEAFYENTYEMSTDDEYNDPGSSENVTISSEHATSEHVTSEEIPSSKEETLEEHEDDESVLSDQEESTEGVLKFTDELPKDKKEDVLETKRPSESVENIAHDYVDDNYEPDNYKEHGSSDSNSLSAEKIRKETLADDKMEDTEKENEEDKPETTTEPRKDQDVETESPKESITEKIDLQTSTTVTTTTSTTTSTSTTTTTARPMPPKLFKPITARKNYNYIPPTTTPNPVIIKPRLSLLNPKPAKPPKSYNELAPKPVIRKFTLLARKPTTTMAITTNMDENWTETVETMTTDVSTTTTEASRSEENILESKLKPLNESEEKMHAPTKSKNDQDSSPSEQKSPTNVKQDQEENFTPYPVSRLSTLASTVEKSLKETESTSTEFEKSTSPKSFTLVDLEIVSTTTLPIGLTSTESDHPEESPSTTVRSTIEEETTLASSAKIMEQNLESKATEGPVTLSVSEAIAISETTTKRTETVESTTMRSLSRNSAMLRRQGGFNCLEKQMYRFYGDNRDCRLFHYCSPGFTSRQVLDFRFVCEEGTVFDEESQSCRHNARNKDCLKREWLKGESGF; encoded by the exons ACGAGATTATGGACATAAAGTTCCTCTGTCTGAATGGAACCGTCTTCGATCAGGAAACCAGGGTTTGCGAGAGAGTGGACGAGGTCGATTGCAGCAAGAGCGAGCGATTCTACAACTTGAACTTGGAACTCTATGGAAACAACGCAGTCACTCTCAG TTTACACGAAAATAGCGAGGACGACGTCGATCCATCGGACCCCATAGACGACCACCAACGCAGCACTTCAGCGCGACCAACTACGACAACCACAACGTCCACGACAACCTCGAAACCAAGTAAACCTTCCACCACGCCATCCTCCGGTTCCTTTTCCCACCCCACGGGCTATCCGCAACACTTCCAGCCGCAACCACCATTTCCTCAGATTCACACGAGTCAATCCAAGTCTCTCTACGATGACAAAAATAGCGGCTACCATCACCAGTATATTTTCCACAATGGGGAGAGGAATAATAATCAACAGGCGACTTCGTATCAACTGTTTAGCAATCAAGGAGTCAGTTCCACCACTGTTCAGCCGCCTCAGGTGCATCAGATCAGATTCAGCTCGACTGCAAGTCCACAGATTATTCACAACGAGCCATCGACGGCGTCGCCACTGTTTCACGCTACATCTTCTACCATTCAGACATTATTGAGTAGCAATGGAAATAGTCCAGCGTTGATAAATCCCATCTTTCACAATCATGGGATTGCTAGTACCACGGAGCAGTTTATTCATAGTAATAATCCTAGGGAGACTTCGGATTACAGGGAGAGTGGGGTGCAGAGTATCAGGCCGTTGGAGGTTGTTCAGTCGAGCAATAAGGGACAG GTCTCAAAGTTAACGATATCCCCAGTGCCAACGCCGGAGCCCTCACGCTCAGTGCAAACGAAGACGAGCAGCCAGAGCTCCCAACAACCAAGGATTTCAGGCAACTTCCTTCCCACCCCATCTCCCGACGAAACTACAGTCAGATCCTTCTATCCAACCCCACGAACATCTTCGAAACCTTCGCACACCTCTCAATCCCCTAATGATCAAGTCACTCAGCACATACACGTGTTGCCGCCTGTGCAGATCCCTCAACTAAAACCTCACCAAATCACCATCAACCTACCACCTCCAGATCTTCAAAGAATAGTCCAGAATCCGTCGTCGTTGCTACCTTCTCAATCTAGAGTAATTGTAACAGCCAAAGCAAGCGTTAGCGACGAATCTGGTAGACCATTAAATACAACTCAATTAGTCACTCTTCCCTTGCCAACGATCCCAGCCAGTTATGATGATTATAAAGAGGGAGACGAGTCCTTTGATCCCTTCTATAGAGACGTTCCTAAAATCAGAAACAGCAGAAGAATCTCTGAAGAATCTAGAGGAATTTTGAGATCTAAAAGATCTGTTAGTCAGACCAAGAATTCCATGgtttcttttgtctatgctgGGGATTCTAAACGAAAACGTGATGGGCAGGTGACAGGTGCGAATAACAAAGATACGGAAAATAGAAGTCAGGATTTCACTTCCATTAAGGAAAGTCTAATGAGATTTAGGGATATTCTCTTTGGAGAAGACTTCACCGAGGACGCTATAAGAAGTGTCTTTGAGGGAAGTAGGCTTCAAGGACTTGGTTCTGATAACAAGAAGAACAATTCGAAGAGAGATTCGTTAGAAGATTTAGAGACAAAGGcttctaaaaattttaaagcGAGGGATTATGAAGAAGACGACGTTAAAGAGAAGGAAGACGAAGAGACGGAAGACGAAGAGACGGAAGATGAAGAGACGGAAGATGAGGAGACGGAAGATGAAGGGACGGAAGACGAAGAGACGGAAGATGAAGAGAAGGAAGATGAAGAAAGTAAAACTAAGCAGTCAGATGGATTAGAAGTTCCTTTGGAAATAGATACTAGGGAATCTGATGCTGAAGAATACATTGACACCGATGAGGAAAAGGATGCTATGTCAGATTTGAAGAATGTCGAGTCAGATTTGGAGGATATCGAAGTGGAAACTCATGAGGCTGAGAAAGATGAATATGTAGATTTTTCTGATATGAAAGACAAGCCTAATGATGAAACTAAATCAGACTCTAAGCCAAGAAAGCCAGAAAATACATTAGATGTTGTTATTCTCGATCCAGGCGAGTATATGAAGCTGAAATCCAAGGAtgaagaagaatttttaaatacaactgAAAAGGAGCAAGTTTCTACACAGACTCCGATTCTGTCTTCGACCGAAGAAATCACTGCAGCAACGACAGAAGGAAATTCGGTAGATAAACAGGATTCTAAAAGCTCAAAAGACCTTGATGACACCGTTGAAGAAAGTAAACAGTCTAAATTGCAAGAAAGCGACAGTGGAAAGATtctagaagaagaaaaaaaggaagagaagccTGGTACAGAACCCAAACCAAACATGAGAAGGATAAGTTCCAAGATCAGAGCTAGAGGAAAGATTTCTTCCAAGAGAAAGGAAaccaaaattgaaaataacgaGCCTGTTGAATTACTTGACGATAAAGTTCCTGATCAAAAAGTAGAGACAACGACAACAATAGTGAATCCTGAGGCTGAGCAGATTGACAAACACATATTCAACGAACCAGAGTCACAGACTTCGAAAGATGTCGATATCAGAGCTGTGAATAATCATAGAGGCAACTTGAAGAAGCTTCAAAGTGGTAAAGACCACAGTACAGGAAAAGACAATCGGAAGAGCGAGGCTAACGAGTATGAGACTCTAGAGAAACAATCTAGAACTTTGGAGAAGGATGAAGGAAACGTCGAGATTTTGGAAGGTGAAGAGAAAACAACTGTTCCAAGCTTAGACGAGAAAGAAGttgaagagaagagaaaggtCGAGGAAGAGTTTGACGAAGAAGTGGAGCAGCCTGAAGCTCCTAAGAAAGATCCTTCTGTAGAAGAAATGAGCTATTATAAAGAAGAATCTTCAATAGAGCACGAATCTATGGAAGATGAATCAACCACGGTCTTTAGCAATGAAGATTCTCAGGATGACCAGCAAGAAATGGCTAAACATTCTCGTAAAGGAAAGATTATAAAGTTAGAGAACTTTTCAAAGGAAGTGTCTTCTCATAGGCAGGTTAAGAGCAGGAAAAATGATAacgagaaagaggaaggaaaagaaTCTCGTGAATTTTCGACGATGAAGAACGAAGAGATGAATTCTGAGGAAGCTTCCATGGAACATTACGACTCTACGGAAGCATTCTATGAAAATACTTATGAAATGAGCACAGACGATGAGTACAACGATCCTGGTAGTTCCGAAAACGTCACTATTTCCTCGGAACATGCGACTTCGGAACACGTGACTTCCGAAGAAATTCCAAGTTCTAAAGAGGAGACTCTTGAAGAACACGAAGACGACGAATCTGTTTTGAGTGACCAGGAAGAAAGTACGGAAGGAGTTCTTAAATTCACTGATGAGTTGcctaaagataaaaaagaggaCGTACTAGAAACGAAAAGACCCTCAGAATCTGTCGAGAATATAGCTCACGATTATGTCGATGACAATTATGAACCAGATAACTATAAAGAACACGGGTCTTCAGACTCTAACAGTCTAAGTGCAGAGAAAATTCGTAAGGAAACGTTGGCCGATGATAAAATGGAGGACACCGAGAAAGAGAACGAGGAAGACAAGCCAGAAACTACCACAGAGCCTCGGAAAGATCAGGATGTGGAGACTGAGAGTCCAAAGGAGTCCATTACGGAGAAGATAGATTTGCAGACGTCAACAACCGTTACAACTACAACAAGTACTACTACAAGTACAAGTACTACAACTACCACTGCTCGTCCCATGCCTCCAAAATTGTTCAAGCCAATCACTgctagaaagaattacaattaCATTCCTCCAACGACGACTCCGAATCCTGTAATTATTAAACCTAGACTGAGTCTGTTGAATCCCAAGCCGGCAAAGCCACCTAAATCGTATAACGAGCTAGCGCCCAAACCGGTGATCAGGAAGTTCACTTTATTAGCTCGGAAGCCAACTACTACTATGGCTATCACGACGAATATGGACGAGAATTGGACCGAAACTGTGGAAACAATGACAACAGATGTATCGACGACTACGACCGAAGCTAGCAGGAGCGAAGAGAATATATTAGAGAGCAAATTGAAGCCTCTAAACGAATCAGAAGAGAAGATGCATGCTCCCACGAAGAGCAAAAACGACCAGGACTCCAGTCCAAGCGAACAAAAGTCACCAACAAACGTGAAACAAGatcaagaagaaaatttcacgCCGTATCCTGTTTCTAGACTGTCAACTCTTGCCTCTACTGTTGAGAAATCCTTGAAGGAAACCGAGTCTACTAGCACAGAGTTTGAGAAATCAACTAGTCCTAAGAGTTTCACCTTAGTGGACCTAGAAATCGTTAGTACGACAACTTTACCGATCGGTCTGACGTCCACCGAGTCTGATCATCCTGAAGAATCACCCTCGACTACTGTTAGGTCAACCATAGAGGAAGAAACCACGCTTGCTTCGTCTGCCAAAATCATGGAACAGAATTTGGAGAGTAAAGCGACAGAGGGACCTGTCACTTTGTCAGTTTCTGAGGCAATCGCTATTTCAGAAACCACAACCAAGCGAACTGAAACGGTGGAATCGACCACGATGAGATCTCTAAGTCGAAACTCAGCGATGTTGAGGAGGCAGGGTGGTTTTAATTGCTTGGAGAAGCAGATGTATCGTTTCTATGGTGACAATAGAGACTGCAGACTGTTTCACTATTGCTCTCCTGGGTTCACTTCAAGGCAAGTGCTTGATTTTCGATTCGTATGCGAAGAAGGCACTGTGTTTGACGAGGAGAGCCAGAGCTGTCGCCACAACGCTAGGAATAAGGATTGTTTAAAAAGGGAGTGGTTAAAAGGAGAATCAGGATTTTGA